In one Notolabrus celidotus isolate fNotCel1 chromosome 1, fNotCel1.pri, whole genome shotgun sequence genomic region, the following are encoded:
- the LOC117817650 gene encoding uncharacterized protein LOC117817650 — translation MLLRRNYPVKDRVASHLSLNQFIQSNDQSIFCQASALWHLTTKAISAPKTSLAPKPFSLQKNPSIRSINAPKAVTETSKATTQKTVLTPAQQTITPDPKPLSVSALNTKNLPKPTTESKTSLHGDDSVDSRVGKLDPASQTAPPKETPKSEPILKDDVIQTNHKASSDVAPDSEQNGSKKKEDESPTSVIKKVEESGSDDPSATDQTYRLGTIRKRLPAELTSKFESGGPCLPPMPKVSISTPKNDLNKPESSDPEQNQTTPEPSNKESDEGGLQEDYGGGGSIKRRISQLFDSSSRPESTAKREEPEVINGTGGVKERIKNWSQRLVSETEKKPQVATRTRSQKL, via the exons ATGTTGCTGCGACGCAATTACCCTGTAAAGGACCGAG TGGCATCTCACCTCAGTCTGAACCAGTTTATCCAGTCCAATGATCAGAGTATTTTCTGTCAAGCTTCAG CCTTGTGGCATCTCACAACCAAAGCCATCTCTGCCCCAAAAACCTCGCTCGCTCCAAAGcccttctctctgcagaagaATCCCAGCATTCGCTCCATTAATGCCCCAAAGGCAGTCACTGAAACGTCTAAGGCAACAACACAGAAGACTGTGCTGACCCCTGCTCAGCAAACCATCACTCCTGATCCCAAACCCCTCTCTGTGAGTGCGTTGAACACAAAAAATCTGCCAAAACCAACAACAGAAAGCAAAACAAGTCTGCATGGAGATGACAGCGTTGATTCTCGTGTAGGAAAATTAGATCCTGCCTCACAAACTGCTCCACCCAAGGAGACTCCCAAGTCTGAGCCGATCCTGAAAGATGATGTCATCCAAACAAACCACAAGGCATCGTCTGATGTTGCGCCTGATTCAGAGCAGAATGGcagtaaaaagaaagaagatgaaTCTCCGACTTCTGTCATCAAGAAGGTTGAAGAATCAGGGAGTGATGATCCGTCAGCAACTGATCAAACATATCGATTAGGCACTATCAGGAAGCGGCTGCCTGCAGAGCTCACCTCAAAGTTTGAGTCAGGTGGACCGTGTCTGCCCCCCATGCCGAAAGTATCTATCTCCACCCCCAAAAACGATCTAAATAAGCCAGAGTCTTCAGACccagagcagaaccagacaacACCAGAGCCCTCAAACAAAGAGAGCGATGAAGGTGGACTGCAGGAGGACTACGGCGGAGGAGGCAGCATAAAACGCAGAATCAGTCAGCTGTTCGACTCTTCATCAAGGCCAGAGTCCACAGCAAAGAGAGAGGAGCCGGAAGTAATTAATGGTACAGGGGGAGTTAAGGAAAGGATTAAGAACTGGTCACAGAGACTAGTTTCTGAGACTGAGAAGAAGCCTCAGGTTGCAACCCGAACTCGCTCACAGAAG CTTTGA
- the LOC117817630 gene encoding LOW QUALITY PROTEIN: uncharacterized protein KIAA1671-like (The sequence of the model RefSeq protein was modified relative to this genomic sequence to represent the inferred CDS: inserted 3 bases in 2 codons) produces MERRTEETRAEETKEGEEADEQELELTCYVGVLEEDKRWIRGKLSAAQLHMAGWVGSMRHSLQGALELVWGAARDKEXEDEEEDKDETEEEGGRDQGEGEGEGRFQRAVSPLRSFARRSRRSLRRFSVRSRETLQRRATDTCSAQVNSYGTADEDKDTDALIDHEPIQQDEACEQPSETYSPQLIHEEEEEEEEEEEPEVAPEDTDTTNVHQEEEPAPFPESSVPLLDSRLQRSKADLSKRRIRSRPSRVFRAGLSTAESPDWRTRDCTDEKETKRKDPDSEEEQPKXKKVSTSSPATQRVPMFPGLSPSALLAQLKRRTGGGGTGGGEETEKDKGRQEMEIQKEEEAAPSPSLLSRSPRTASQLAGAARVLPPLGGVDKGVVASPAWLKELKSKKRVSQHEGEA; encoded by the exons atggagaggaggacggAGGAGACAAGGGCGGAGGAGACAAAGGAGGGCGAAGAAGCAGATGAGCAGGAG CTAGAGCTCACCTGTTATGTTGGAGTGTTAGAGGAAGATAAAAGATGGATCAGGG GGAAACTGTCAGCTGCCCAGCTTCATATGGCGGGCTGGGTGGGCAGCATGCGACATTCCTTGCAAGGAGCTCTGGAGCTGGTGTGGGGCGCTGCTAGAGATAaaga ggaggatgaagaggaggataaagATGAGAcggaggaggaaggaggtaGAGAtcaaggagaaggagaaggagaaggacgGTTTCAGAGAGCCGTGTCACCGCTTCGTAGCTTCGCCAGACGTAGCAGGAGATCCCTGCGTCGCTTCTCCGTCAGAAGTCGGGAGACTCTGCAGAGGAGGGCCACTGACACCTGCTCT GCACAGGTTAACAGTTATGGCACAGCAGATGAGGACAAAGACACTGATGCTTTGATTGACCATGAACCCATCCAGCAGGATGAGGCCTGTGAGCAGCCGTCTGAAACTTACAG TCCACAGCTCattcatgaagaagaagaagaagaagaagaagaagaagagcctGAAGTCGCCCCTGAAGACACTGATACCACTAATGTTCACCAAGAAGAAGAGCCAGCTCCATTCCCTGAG AGCTCCGTTCCTCTCCTCGACTCCCGCCTGCAGAGATCGAAGGCTGACCTGAGCAAGAGGAGAATTCGATCACGTCCGTCACGAGTGTTCCGTGCAGGTTTATCCACAGCAGAAAGCCCAGACTGGAGGACCCGTGACTGCACAG atgAAAAGGAGACAAAGCGAAAGGATCCAgactcagaggaggagcagcCCA TCAAGAAAGTCAGCACTTCTTCTCCCGCCACTCAGAGAGTGCCCATGTTCCCTGGTTTAAGCCCTTCAGCCCTATTA GCTCAGCTAAAAAGGAGaacgggaggaggaggaactgggggaggagaagaaacagagaaagataaGGGAAGACAAGAGATGGAAAtccaaaaagaggaagaggcagcACCATCTCCCTCACTGCTGTCCCGCTCTCCTCGCACTGCCTCTCAACTTGCGGGGGCTGCTCGAGTGCTGCCACCCTTAGGCGGCGTGGACAAAGG GGTCGTCGCCTCTCCTGCCTGGCTGAAGGAACTCAAGTCTAAGAAGCGTGTGAGTCAGCATGAAGGGGAGGCATAG
- the crybb3 gene encoding beta-crystallin B3 produces MTEQQGTPDQLPAEKGQGGAGATYKLTIFEFENFRGRKAECSGECKDAWEKTQKIGSIIVESGPWVGYERPGYAGEQFVLEKGEYPCWSSWTNWQNSFSLCSFRPLKVDSADHKLHLFENATFEGRKMEIVDDDVPSLLAYGFQDRVASAKAINGTWVGYSYPGYRGRQYVFEHGDYKHWNDWGATAPQIQSVRRVRDMQWHKRGCYIAPSPTPPNPAPAPAPTPNPNPNPNPKPKPNPNPNPAPNPKSQTQPQP; encoded by the exons ATGACAGAACAACAGGGAACCCCGGACCAGCTGCCTGCAGAGAAGGGccaaggaggagctggagctaCATATAAG TTGACAATTTTTGAGTTTGAGAACTTTCGTGGAAGGAAGGCAGAGTGCTCTGGTGAATGTAAGGATGCCTGGGAGAAGACACAGAAAATTGGCTCAATCATTGTGGAGTCAGGACC ATGGGTTGGGTATGAGCGTCCAGGATATGCAGGAGAGCAGTTTGTGCTAGAGAAAGGAGAGTATCCTTGCTGGAGCTCCTGGACAAACTGGCAGAATAGCTTCAGCCTGTGCTCTTTCAGGCCTCTGAAAGTG GATAGTGCAGACCATAAGCTGCACCTGTTTGAGAACGCAACCTTTGAAGGTAGAAAGATGGagattgttgatgatgatgtccCCAGTCTGTTGGCTTATGGTTTCCAGGACCGTGTGGCCAGTGCGAAGGCTATCAATGGAAC GTGGGTTGGATACTCATACCCAGGCTACAGAGGGCGCCAGTATGTGTTTGAACATGGAGACTACAAGCACTGGAACGACTGGGGAGCCACTGCACCTCAGATCCAGTCCGTCCGACGTGTGCGGGACATGCAGTGGCACAAGAGAGGATGCTATATTGCCCCTTCCCCTACACCTCCCAATCCCGCTCCAGCTCCCGCTCCCACTcccaaccccaatcctaacccgaaccctaaacccaaacctaaccccaatcctaaccctgcTCCCAACCCCAAATCCCAAACTCAACCCCAACCATAA